A window from Rhea pennata isolate bPtePen1 chromosome 1, bPtePen1.pri, whole genome shotgun sequence encodes these proteins:
- the FUNDC1 gene encoding FUN14 domain-containing protein 1: MAARRPRTASEHESDDDSYEVLDLTEYARRHHWWNRVFGRNSGPIVEKYSVATQIVMGGVTGWCAGFLFQKVGKLAATAVGGGFLLLQIASHSGYVQVDWKRVEKDVNKAKKQLKKRANKAAPEINTLIEESTEFIKQNIVVSSGFVGGFLLGLAS, encoded by the exons atggcggcgcggcggccccgcacCGCCTCAG agcaCGAAAGTGATGATGATTCTTATGAAGTATTGGATTTAACAGAATACGCCAGGCGTCACCATTGGTGGAATCGTGTATTTGGCCGGAATTCGGGACCAATTGTAGAAAAATACTCTGTAGCTACGCAGATTGTAATGGGCGGAGTAACTGGCTG GTGTGCGGGATTTTTGTTCCAGAAAGTCGGAAAGCTTGCAGCAACTGCAGTAGGTGGtggctttcttctgcttcaa ATTGCTAGTCATAGTGGATATGTACAAGTTGACTGGAAGAGAGTTGAAAAAGAtgtaaacaaagcaaaaaaacagcttaaaaagcGTGCAAATAAGGCAGCCCCTGAAATCAATACTCTAATTGAAGAG tcaACAGAATTCATCAAACAGAACATCGTGGTGTCCAGTGGATTTGTTGGAGGCTTTTTGTTAGGCCTTGCATCTTAA